The sequence below is a genomic window from Acetobacter vaccinii.
TGTACGATGTGTATGGTTCCCCCGGTTTTCTGGCGGCCTACAATGCAGGGCCGGGGCGGCTGGAAGATTTTATTACCCACAACCGCACCCTCCCGCGTGAGACACGCAATTATGTTGCCTCCATCGGGCGGCGTATTGCGGGCATTTCCCCCACCAACCGTTCCCAGGCTGACCTGCTGGTGGCCAGCCATGATTCCCTGACCCAGTCCTCCAAGCCCGTGCAGGTTGCCTCGCAGACGCAGGCTGTCAGGGCGGCATGGTCGGCGCGCTCCGGGGGGCAGCCTGTCAGGATGGCCGATGCCATCGGGGGGGATGAGAGTGCTGCATCGGACGATACCTCCGCTGTCAGCCAGGCGCCTTCGGGCTATGGGCGGGAGTGGCATGCTGTGCCGCGCACGTCGCGCATTGCGGGGCTGGCGGAAACGCCGTCTGATGTCAGCGCGGTCTGGGCCAAGCGGCTTGGGGCATCCCAGCAATCGGTGGCGGACACACCTTTGCAGGTGGCACAGGCGCCTGAAACAGCGGCCGATCCGGCACCTGTTCAGCCCGAATCGCATACGTTACGCCTTTTCCCTGCCGCACAGGCTGAGCCAGCACCCTTGCTGACCCGCAAGACCCGCGGGCAGGAACCGCGTGACTGGGCCATTCAGGTCGGGGCGTTTGGGTCGGTATCGCTCGCGCAGCATGCTGCGGGCGAGGCCCGTAACCGCGCCACCCAGTCATTGGGCGCGGCGCGGCCTCAGGTCGCTACGGTGCAGGTTCATAATGGCAAGCTGTATCGCGCCCGGCTGACCAATCTGTCCCACACACAGGCGCTGGACGCATGCCGCAAGCTGAGCGGTTGCATGGTTGTTGCCCCCGATTCCTCGTCCTGATCGGTACGGGTGCTTATTAAAGCGGGGGCAGGGGCCGATGGTCCCTGTTCCGTATTTCAGGGCACAGCCCTGACCTTAAAAGACTTTGAGCGCCATGATCTGCTTCGCCCGCACCATTTTTTCAGGGTGTGTGGGCGTTGGCCAGTGGTGTGTTGGTGCGGCCTGAATAGCGGTCGATAATCTGCCGTGCGGCAGCGGCGGCCTCCTGCGCGGCGGCGGTGGCGACGTCCCCCCAGTATCCGTCCAGCGAGTGGGCGGGGATGTCATGCAACTGGGTTGCAGCCCCGGCTTCCTTGCCGGTTTTGTCATGCACGGACCAGACAATTTCCACATGCTGCTGGGGGTGGCCGGTTGTGCCC
It includes:
- a CDS encoding lytic transglycosylase domain-containing protein translates to MQARQSLESGRVPGGPRGGNARRMARAAQACLLFGFMALLSACANGPGGSDMTVPVAEEAAYYRSHARTYYQPPGPPEDPWGPYVQEASRRFDVPEEWVRAVIQQESGGRLFHNGQLVTSGPGAMGLMQLMPPTYDEMRSAYNLGGDAYEPHDNIMAGTAYIRQLYDVYGSPGFLAAYNAGPGRLEDFITHNRTLPRETRNYVASIGRRIAGISPTNRSQADLLVASHDSLTQSSKPVQVASQTQAVRAAWSARSGGQPVRMADAIGGDESAASDDTSAVSQAPSGYGREWHAVPRTSRIAGLAETPSDVSAVWAKRLGASQQSVADTPLQVAQAPETAADPAPVQPESHTLRLFPAAQAEPAPLLTRKTRGQEPRDWAIQVGAFGSVSLAQHAAGEARNRATQSLGAARPQVATVQVHNGKLYRARLTNLSHTQALDACRKLSGCMVVAPDSSS